Sequence from the Meleagris gallopavo isolate NT-WF06-2002-E0010 breed Aviagen turkey brand Nicholas breeding stock chromosome 15, Turkey_5.1, whole genome shotgun sequence genome:
AGCATTTATTCACTGTAAGTATCTTTAATAAAAtagtttgtttgattttatcCCAATATATGGATTTCTATTTCATAGGTACCTAGATTTTGTGATTCATTAACTAGATTGCTTTGGATGTTTTTGTAAAAAGCATACATAGATCAATTAATTAagtcctttcttctttttcctctgcttcacCATTctctatatatacatacagatACATGCATATGAATGGTCTGCTTTGTCATCACTGTTTCAATATCATGTCAGTCTTCATATAATAATTTGCCCAGTCCTGCCAGATTATTTTATCTGTTCATCTACTCCCAGTTACACATACAATTTTTGTAGAAATTATCtcatattctgcttttttagTACAGATCTGGACCGTAGATTTGTGCCTTACTAGTTGCCATGTGATATAAGATCCACTAAGCAAATACAGAGGCTTATTACACACAAGATTAAGTACTAGTTACTGAACCACACTTAACACAAAGTAGTATTGCAACAAAATAATGTTAACTAGAACAAAAATGCAGCACTGGTTCATTGAAGTTAAGACTGGAGCATCTAGTAACATATTGCAAAATCAGAATTGCatctttttttagtttgaaaataaTTCTTACCTGATTCACATGGTCCTTTATGTTTCATGCTGATATTTCTTTTAGTTGCATAAGCCTTGTTGAATTGACAGATGTTCTCATAGGTTTTCCCATCAGATCCGCAGATGCTCTCTTGAGACTTGCACACACATTGGGGTTCAGGGACTTCCCCAAACCTGGCTTCATCAGCATCCAACCTGCACTCGAGGTTATCCCCACACTGCCCATAAAAATGATTGCCCTGGTCCAAGTCACAGATCTGACCTTCCACATTTCCACATTCAGAACAGCAGCCACAATGGTCCACTACAGTCCCAGCCAGGCAGTCCTTTGGCTCAGAGCAAAGTGCCAAATCACATTTTCCGCAGCTATCTCCTTCCTTTAAGAGCCTCCACCAGCCTCGGTGGTACAAGGCAGGGAAACTCTGAGAAACCTGCACCAGTACTACCagcactgctgtaaccaccGGGGGCTTCATCTTGAGAATGTAACGAACAAGCAGAAAAGGTCCTTGGAgtaaagccaggaaaaaaaaaagagcttgtgAGAGAAAAACGTCACAatccttttttgttttagaatATAAATTCTCCTGCAAGCACAGGCTTTAAGAAGAAATTAGCATCAGATTCCTAATCTGGAATtgataataaaaatgcatacaaacCACCAGCTTTTCCCTAATGCAGTTTGGAATGTGAGTATTGCTTGCACGGAAACCAAACTGCCCCTTCTGACAGCTCtctgaaaagctgtttgctCATTGTCTCCTTGAGCCAAATTTGCAAAGCATTGCTCTACTGAAACAACATTATGTTGCAGCTGTGTAGAAAAGGGAACAGCATAAGTTAgtgcaaaatgaagaaattagcCAGTaagagtattttattttgcaagaggttaaaaaaatatatagaagtGGACAGAAAGTAGCATCTATGCTACCAGCACCCTGGAGCTCAGCTGGTACTCTAGAGACTAGAACAAGGTTTAGCACAAAATTTCACCTTTTAATGATCTTATCTAGAGGTTTCTGAATTAGAAATTTACTTACAGGCTCTTTACAAGCAAGTAACAAGCCAGGACATCTGAAACTGACTTTGAAGTCTTGCATTTGAGAGGATGGGTGCTTAGACCCAGTAAAGAACCCATTGTTCTCCGtccatttatctttttttcagtatttatggGTGTCTGTGGTTTGCAATCCAAAATAATGCAGTCCACATGTTTGGCTCTTGAAACAAAGTCCGAGTGATGTAGGACATGTGCCAACATaagcaagctgctgcagcatcttCAGACGTACCAGAAAAAGGTTTTGCTGAAGTTAGATGCGTCACTTGTTTTTTCAGAGCACTTTTCTGCCTCTGTTTCTTAAGATGTGTTTACACCACTGATTCATGAAGGATGATGAAAGAAGTTATGGTGATTTCTTCTCCGTTTCATTTGTGCCTAAATTTCTGCCAGTGTAGGGAGATGGACGTGCAGTTGTTTCTAACCACGTGTTGTGCTTTTCTCCATAGACCTGGAGATTTAGGCACGCTCCTTAGCATCCTGCCTCATACCAGAAAGTCCCCTTCCTCACAGTCCCAAGAAACTGCAGTTACACTGTTCGAACCATATGCAGCTCAGTGGGATGCATCTTACTATCTGTTGGAAGCAGAGGTGAAGCATGCTGGACTTAGAGAATCTGCAAACATGGCTCACTACCACTGCCTACAAACgtctttgtgtgtttgttaGTTCAAGACAACATTTTCAAGACATATGCATAAGACACTGATAAGAGTAAATGAGAGAGAAATCACACTTGTACCTACTTGTCCGAAATGTTATATACAAGTAGCTTTTTCTGCTCCCTTTATGTCCATGGTGCTGTGACTTAAGCCCCATGAGTGATGCATTTTGTTGTATTAGGCTTACACCTTCCAGCTGCATCCATAAAGGCAATTCCTGTAGGGAAATGTGTTtactttccatccaaaacataTCCATGGCTTTTCCCAAGTTCAGCTTTGTACCTTCTACATCACTCATGCCCCATGCCTCAAGTGGTTTAAGATCACTTCCTTCTCCCAGACTGCATATAATGCAGTTTCCCAGCATTGGTAGGACATTTATTCGAGCCAGCCTGGAGTGACCTGCAGGGCCCTTTTCGATGCTGACTGATGCCTGGCCTAATTCATTTTCTGCACTGTATGCTGATTCTGAACACAGAATAGGACTACAAAGGAGTATGGTATGTGTGTAACTGTTGCTTTTAACACTGAgaggcagcaaaaaaaaacaaccagtgAACTTAATGGGAAATTGATTTCTTGTCCCACTTTCTTACTCTgtttaatgtgttttatttcacaCTTCCTTGTCAAATTCTAATTGGACATCTAGTTTTGCATTATAGAGTCTAATCATCACTGtctattttattgtttctgcATCTGTAGAGAAGGAGTAACTAAAGGATAAGAATTTGCCAAGACTCatataaagtaaaaaatgtttgtttaggTGAAACAATACATACAAAGTGAAGCCAAAGcaaggaggagctgcaggccaaCACTGCCCGTGTTAAGACTGAGCTTTGCTCATCTTCCTAGTGATATTGGCTGGTTCAGCAATAAGAATTAATATATTAGTTTAAGGACCAATATACTAGTTTAACAAAAGGGATTGATGAGTACTAGTTTTAAAACTTTCCCATTTAGCCTTGCTTGGTGTGTGTGGACAGCCTTGTTTTTCACAATGATCCTGCTTCAGAGGAGCTCAAGAGTCACAACAGACTACTTTTATCTTTGCATCCACCAGGTGCAAGAacttttttcttgcattttacaTACATTATTTTGGGTTATAGTGCACTAAGATAGAAAGTTGCTCATTCTGGCGTAACATGCAATGGGAATTTgccaaaatggagaaaagcagctAAAAGTCAGCCAAAAGTCACTGTGATGAAGCTGATGAGGGACAAATGAGGAGAAAGTAAGTGGTCTACCACCACCAGAGGCCACTACCACACATACCCAGAGGAACATTAGCTTATATTAATGAgttcttggaaaagaatgaatataCATGCCAATGTATCACATATGTATATCTTaactttttaaatgtaaaactaGTGCACTTGATTTGTCAAGTCACCCCATATGTATaatgaggaataaaggaatgctgctttctaacaccacatTGGAGAGTTTTCTCCCCACATTTCAGATGACACTTGAAATGTGATCTGAGGGCTGTAGAACATCAGTATACCAAGAAGTACTTTCTGTGTCCCAGCATTAAAGAAACTCATCATAAATatccttgaaaatattttgtgcatTATGCAGTAATGTAATCTGAGTTCTTGGTGGATCACCTACAAAATAAGAACTGCGCATACCTGAGACCTTACTTGAACAGCTGCCACTTAGTAATGATCTGCAGCTGAAAGTTATTTTGGTCATTGATTCCTGAACTCACTTGGGACAAGCTGTGAAGGGAGGGGGTGCAATAGTGTGGTACAACATAGTGCATGAGGTACACACTGACACCTACTAAAATGTCTTCCATAAGCAATGCCAGCTGTGATGAATTGAAAACAGTGCTGTAACTCCCTACTACCCAGGATGGATGTGTGACAGAGTCTGAGCAAATGGGAGAAAGGGGGAAGCAAGGAAAAAGAGGTCGATGCACAGCTGGGTTTGAGTGGCACATCTGAGGCGTTGTCGCATCTAGTTCAGTACAAAAATATGCATTATTTCAATTTGTCTTTCAGCCCTGAAGCTTGCCTTGGTGGAAAAAAGCGTTGAGAATTAAGTCCTGAATTATCGTAATTCTAAATTTCTCCCTGgctccaaaacaaaacacgaGCAGCAGTAGATCGACACTGCTGGTGAAACGGCAAGACGAGCACTGCAGTATAGTCTTCTCCTTTTTGCTGTAAGTGAATTGTTAAGGAAATTGTATTCCTAttcatttcctgctttcttcttggGGCCAGTGTTATGCTAAGCTGCTGACTTGTATTGCTTTATTCTACTTTGCATAGTAATAGGTGAGGTACATGGCTGATGCAATTTGAAATCCTGTTGCTAGTGATTCTTGAAGTACTGCTTTTTCAAGCAAAATGTGGTTCAGAtcttcattttgtatttatttgtgtcAGCAGGAGTTGTACTTAACTAAGGGTTTCTGAAGTTGGCTCCTACCAGACTCTCAGATCTGTTTTctacacagacacacacaggaACCCTGTAAGGAATAATGGCAGAATACCAAGTATTGAAGTTCCCCTTCTATTCCCTCAATCCTGCAGTGGTACCTCTTGTTAAACAGTTGAAGTTGAGTTTGAAAACTTCAGTGTTCCATCTCTTAGAATGTATTAAGAACCCATTTTTGAGGTTTCTTAGCTGACTCAACATGTTTCTATCTGGGAAACCTTATTGCACATGCACATAAAAGAAGCATTAAAGAAGATGTCTGTCATGCTGGGTAGCAGCAGATAAGAGGTAGCTATGCCCATTGAGTATGTCTTTGTAGTGTATTATCCAATACCATACACCAATCTCATAGCATAATTTTTCTCCTATAATTTTCAACATTGAGCTTCAGTTAAGGCATTCAGCTCTTTCGAAAACAGTATCTGTTTTAATAGAAATGAGCGGCAAGTGGTGGAAATTAACGATGACAGATTAGCTAAAAATAGTTGGATGCTGGTGGGTTCCCAGCAGAAATGCTGACCTGCAGCAATACAAGCAATCCTGGGATCTCCAAGCATGTTCTTTGGTGCTGATCCTATTTGCTGACACGTTGCTTTCGTGAATCTCATCATTAGTGCTGTAAGCACATGAAGAATAAGTTAATTCTACTGTAACATGATTATTAAATCCATTAATCAAAGGCAGGATATCCGTAATTAACTTATTCTCTAGCATCAAGTAAATGATTCTACTGTGAGCTTTAAGAAAGCAATTGTTCACAAATATGCAAACATACAGTGGGGCTATTAGACTATAAGGCTTGTGTAATTGTATAATTAAATTATaaattttgcatattttaataacgtaacatatattttaattatgatCTTTGCAAGGTTAAAATGGGAGAtcattatttttgcttatttttagtTCTTACATCCCActtagtaaaaaaataaaaaaataaaattcacgTCTGATTCCTGCCTGAAAGCTGACTGTGTTCATCTCAGGCTTTGGCAAGGCTTTTGGTGACTCATTAGATCTGTCTCCACCAGTGGCTGCCTATAGATTTTTGCTGTGTCACACTTCAGCATCATCACTGTTGATAACTGTAGGCATTCAAGTTTCAACTTGCAGTAACAAAAGTAGTGCCTGCTGGCACTGTTGAAGCACCAAAAGCTTGAGTTGGATTAATGCAGGTTTACTGACTCTTTTTCACACAGATATGTCTGAAAATTCCTTTATTCAAGATAATCTTTCCATCCAAGGGGGCAAATAATTCAAGGATTCTTTTCAAGTCTGTTAAAATTCTCTgccatgctttaaaaaaaacaaacttctgaaAGCTTTGTAGTTTTGCTCAGAAATACTTGAGATTCCTATCCTGTAAGAGGAAGGTGATATAAATACACTTAGAGAATCAGCAGTTAgtaataaagcatttttctgaTGTCATTCTTTTGAAAGCTGAGTTGTAGTGAGGAAACTTCCACAGCAAATATCACAAGGGCACTTTCTTGCATATCTTGCCCACAGTTCCAACCTTGTCTTAGTTTTTATCCAAACACATCAGtcacaaatacaaaacagaagtgCCATTCCTCTTTTGAGGGAGGGATAACAAAGGTTTGTCCAGCTTCTGCCTTAATTTTTGAGGAGAGCTAAAGGAAAGCCTCTCCATGTTTTGCACAGATCTCAGTACATTCAGGTGGTAAGATTTATTGCAGCTGATGCTGCAGTGGGGTGTGGAGTTGAACTTGTATGTCAAAAGTAGTTGCTGTCTACACAGATGGTGAGATAACAGGGCTATCAGGTATCGTGGAGCTTCAAAGACACCAGAGCAGGGGGAGCCCTACTAACTCTCTTaacaaaagagcaaacaaaaactgaaaagccCAAGAAAGGCTTAGCCTACCAGCTACAAGCCTTGggacagaaagaagagaatggaAGATATAGATAAGGTCCTGGTAAGCAAAGCCTGTCCCAGCGTTGAGGGTGCAAACCTGCTTTCCCATGTCAGCTGGGTGACAGTGCTCTCCTCACTCCACTTTGGGTGTTAACTCACTTTCAGCAGTGTGTTTGAAGACTGGACTGATCCTTATCCCTGACCTGCCACAGAAGTGCTCCAATCACTTGGAGAGGggctgaaggaagaaaacaaaaccagcatggTGTTGTCTTAAGGAAATACTTTGAGGTACTTCCACATAACAAAGACTTGAGAAGTATTATTAGCTCTGAGGGGCAGATGTGCTTAAGCGTACTTGCCTGTCCCCCACAAGAGAGGCAGCAAGTGGATACAAAAGCTGGTTGAAGCCCAGTGATTGCACTGGTGATGATACTAGCTGCCTGTACCTGGAGTTTCTAAAAAGAGCAAACCAGTCTTTGCTGTGAAAGTCACCTTCAGAGAAGGAACTCTAAAACTTACAGAAATGAATACAGAGTAATTTTTCCTTGGCAGCCTTAACGTTAATGGGTATGACAGTTTGCTTTGTCCAGTTTATATACGAGCAGCTGATACAAAATGACTTCATAGCTGGATATTTATGAgaagtttcatttcaaataatatAGTTTCTGCCTctggcagtgctgtggtttAGCCCTGTTATTACTGAGAACTAAATCTTTAGGATATTCTAACTATAACTGCAGGGCCTGTTTGATCTACCCAGCAAAGTTAATATTTTCCAAAGCAATGGAAACTTTATAATGGAAAGTATCATTAGCAAAAACTACCTATCCCTAAAAGCAGGCAGAGAGAGGAAACTTCGGAGGTTTTCTTTCACCTTTGGAAGGGATATGCGTGTTGTGTGTGGGGAGAGAGGCAGCTCTTACCACTGGAAGAAGGTCTGGGAGCACAAGTGTTTCCTCTTGCTGTTTGATCCCTGCTGTGCTCGGGACTTTGTGTGCTGCCTACTGACAAACAGGTGTGCATAGCTGGATGACAGGGTTGCTCTTCTCTCGTCTTCCTGAGATCACTCCTCATCTAGTTTCTCTCATGGACTGCTGTGTAGTAAGTTCCTAGAAAGCAAGATCCCTATGGTACTCGTTACATGCAGATAGCAGTGCAGGGAGCCTCAAAGTCCTGATGTTCAGAGCCAGGGCCAAACCAAAGGCCTCCCTTCCCCAGAATCTGAACAGTAGCCAGATAAAACCTACCTGCCTTGTAAACACAAGAGGGGAAGTGCATATGCAAAGAACT
This genomic interval carries:
- the LOC100551326 gene encoding LOW QUALITY PROTEIN: kazal-type serine protease inhibitor domain-containing protein 1-like (The sequence of the model RefSeq protein was modified relative to this genomic sequence to represent the inferred CDS: inserted 1 base in 1 codon); translation: MKPPVVTAVLVVLVQVSQSFPALYHRGWWRLLKEGDSCGKCDLALCSEPKDCLAGTVVDHCGCCSECGNVEGQICDLDQGNHFYGQCGDNLECRLDADEARFGEVPEPQCVCKSQESICGSDGKTYENICQFNKAYATKRNISMKHKGPCESAPVISMPPQDVQNFTGNDVIFGCEVSAYPMPHLEWKKKGNKMFXPGDDAHISVQARGGPQKYGVTGWLQIQGLKKSDEGIYICHTKNKYGATYASARLKVIDGSSSAFALTAGSRSASYDTDYEDYYDHSDDEDEEEYESGDYEN